From Megalops cyprinoides isolate fMegCyp1 chromosome 18, fMegCyp1.pri, whole genome shotgun sequence, one genomic window encodes:
- the LOC118793028 gene encoding legumain-like, with translation MSAESSKQWILLAAGSKGWHNYRHQADVCHAYQMARRNGIPDEQIIVMMYDDIASNEENPFRGNIINEPNGSNVYEGVLRDYTGNDVSAKNFLAVLEGDESSVTKRGPKKVIKSGSNDTIFVYLSDHGSNGIFAFPKNQLYATDLIDTVKKMNSNQQFSQMVIYVESCHSGSLLSQLPKNINVYAVSASKPDEASQACYYDEMRNAWLADVFTACWLHHSKTVDLKKTTFQDQFAYLKRNVHSSTPCQYGNQVIYWT, from the exons ATGAGTGCAGAAAGCAGCAAACAGTGGATTCTTCTGGCTGCAGGATCCAAAGGATGGCACAATTACAGGCATCAG GCAGATGTCTGCCATGCATACCAGATGGCAAGGAGAAATGGAATTCCAGATGAGCAGATCATAGTCATGATGTATGATGATATAGCCTCCAATGAGGA AAATCCATTCAGAGGAAATATCATCAATGAACCAAACGGCAGTAATGTATATGAAGGTGTTCTCAGAGATTACACTGGAAAT GACGTCTCCGCAAAAAACTTTCTTGCAGTGCTTGAAGGAGATGAGTCTTCTGTGACAAAGAGAGGACCAAAAAAGGTTATAAAGAG TGGCAGTAATGACACAATATTTGTCTACCTGTCAGACCACGGCAGTAACGGGATATTTGCTTTTCCAAAAAAT CAGCTTTATGCAACAGATTTAATTGACAcggtgaaaaaaatgaacagcaaccAACAGTTTTCACAG ATGGTAATTTACGTGGAAAGTTGCCATTCTGGATCATTGCTGAGTCAGCTGCCAAAGAACATTAATG TGTACGCCGTTTCTGCAAGCAAGCCTGATGAGGCTTCTCAGGCCTGCTATTACGATGAGATGAGGAATGCCTGGCTGGCCGATGTCTTCACAGCATGCTGGCTGCATCACAGCAAGACG GTGGacctaaaaaaaacaactttccaGGACCAGTTTGcttatttgaaaagaaatgttcaCTCTTCAACCCCATGCCAGTATGGGAACCAG gtcATTTACTGGACTTGA
- the LOC118793029 gene encoding major histocompatibility complex class I-related gene protein-like, whose translation TATHSLQYLCTATSGIPDASGFESVGMVDGQPFCSYDNKVGREIPKQEWAKEAMDTHYWETNTQISHRVQQSFNDITTTMKSINQTGGIHTFQNMYGCGWDEETGVTEGYDQYGYDGEDFLTFDLESMSWIPSITQAFETKLKWESNRTKILQRKMYLTEECIHWLKNHVYYESSTIHWKGPPEVTLLQKDPSSPVTCHVTGFYPRGINVSWQRDGEDLHEGVKLGETLPNGDGTFQIRSSLRLSAEDMKMHSYTCTVQHSSLQQDVFKVLNEGEIKRNGYK comes from the exons aCAGCAACACACTCTCTGCAGTACCTCTGCACTGCAACCTCTGGTATTCCAGATGCCTCAGGGTTTGAGTCGGTGGGGATGGTGGATGGACAGCCTTTCTGTTCCTATGACAACAAAGTTGGCAGAGAGATTCCCAAGCAGGAGTGGGCAAAAGAGGCAATGGACACACACTACTGGGAGACAAACACTCAGATCTCCCACAGAGTACAGCAGAGTTTCAATGACATCACAACAACAATGAAGAGCATTAACCAGACAGGAG gtatCCACACCTTTCAGAACATGTATGGCTGTGGGTGGGATGAAGAGACTGGTGTCACAGAGGGATATGATCAGTATGGATATGATGGAGAAGACTTCCTTACCTTTGACCTGGAGTCTATGAGTTGGATTCCCTCAATCACACAAGCATTTGAGACTAAATTGAAGTGGGagtcaaacagaacaaaaattcTTCAAAGAAAGATGTACTTAACTGAAGAGTGCATTCACTGGCTGAAGAACCATGTTTACTATGAAAGCAGCACAATACATTGGAAAG GCCCTCCTGAGGTGACCCTGCTACAGAAggacccctcctctcctgtaaCCTGCCATGTCACAGGATTCTACCCCAGAGGGATCAATGTGTCctggcagagagatggagaggatcTTCATGAGGGTGTGAAGTTGGGGGAGACACTGCCCAATGGAGATGGAACATTCCAGATCAGAAGCTCCCTGAGACTCTCTGCAGAGGACATGAAGATGCACAGTTATACCTGCACTGTACAACACTCAAGTCTGCAGCAGGATGTTTTCAAGGTTCTGAATGAAGGTGAGATCAAGAGAAATGGGTATAAATGA
- the LOC118793030 gene encoding class I histocompatibility antigen, F10 alpha chain-like, translating to MAVHSLQYLCTATSGIPGFPGFVAVGMLDGEPFCSYDNKIGRDIPRQEWAKEAVDPGYWQRNTQISHRAQRSFKDIAVAMELLNQTGAIHTFQNMYGCNWNEETGNTEAYDKYGYDGEDFLTFDLETMSWIPSVPQAFKTKSKWESNRAQTEGRKKYLTEVCIDWLKTYVNSERNTLEKKGPPEVTLLQKDPSSPVTCHATGFYPRGMSISWQRDGEDLHEDVELGDTLPNGDGTFQIRSSLRLSAEDMKMHSYTCTVQHSSLQQDVVKVLNEDLENVPLIGVIICVVMAVLMSSIAVIGFTVWKGKSGEPYWRKKNTSSSL from the exons ATGG CAGTCCACTCCCTGCAGTACCTCTGTACAGCGACCTCAGGTATTCCAGGCTTCCCAGGGTTTGTGGCTGTGGGGATGCTGGATGGAGAGCCTTTCTGTTCCTATGACAACAAAATCGGCAGAGATATTCCCAGGCAGGAGTGGGCAAAAGAGGCAGTGGACCCAGGCTactggcagagaaacacacagatctcacacagagcacagcgaAGTTTCAAAGACATTGCAGTAGCAATGGAGCTTTTGAACCAGACAGGAG CTATCCACACCTTTCAGAATATGTATGGCTGTAATTGGAATGAAGAAACTGGCAACACAGAGGCGTACGATAAGTATGGATATGATGGAGAAGACTTCCTTACCTTTGACCTGGAGACTATGAGTTGGATCCCCTCAGTCCCACAAGCATTTAAGACAAAATCAAAGTGGGAGTCAAACCGCGCGCAAACTGAGGGAAGAAAGAAGTACTTAACTGAAGTGTGCATTGACTGGCTGAAGACGTATGTTAACAGCGAACGGAACACGCTGGAGAAGAAAG GCCCTCCTGAGGTGACCCTGTTACAGAAGGACCCCTCATCTCCTGTAACCTGTCACGCCACGGGCTTCTACCCCAGAGGGATGAGTATCTCttggcagagagatggagaggatcTGCATGAGGATGTGGAGTTGGGGGACACTCTGCCCAATGGAGATGGAACATTCCAGATCAGAAGCTCCCTGAGACTCTCTGCAGAGGACATGAAGATGCACAGTTACACCTGCACTGTACAACACTCAAGTCTGCAGCAGGATGTTGTCAAGGTTCTGAATGAAG ATCTGGAGAATGTACCCCTTATTGGTGTTATCATCTGTGTTGTGATGGCAGTTCTTATGAGTTCCATTGCTGTGATTGGGTTCACTGTGTGGAAAGGAAAGTCTG gTGAGCCCTACtggagaaaaaagaacacatctTCATCATTATGA